One Sulfolobus sp. S-194 DNA segment encodes these proteins:
- a CDS encoding MFS transporter, which translates to MLKKIFIVFVSSLSFFLSYFSRIAWSIVSVYSSLKPTVIEDGIIFSLFFIGYIIVQIPAGILSDYVSPKIIALLSLVGLTVSSFISGISSNIQEEYFGSILMGLSAGWIYPVTIKILSLSFSRQELPIAIGYYSLAWPLSIVLAGLILPWLSINFGWRFSYYIISLISLITALMFLFIKSRKGERSTQEIIMKDKNVIIVSLAGFLFFLAYWIITLYAYKYFLFIGLNDYLAGIAYSLLALAGIPSTIIAGYIIRSLGVKITLSLFELFYGTLTLSLSFLTLPIYIMITSGIMGFVRFIITPANSTAVSLIGGKKAGSVTGFANFFWQSSGIVAPIVASFIIISMGYFLLWIISGIIIIISSLVYFMLLKI; encoded by the coding sequence ATGCTAAAGAAGATTTTCATAGTATTTGTTTCGTCTCTGTCATTCTTCCTATCGTATTTCTCAAGAATAGCATGGAGTATAGTATCAGTGTATTCTTCGTTAAAACCAACAGTTATTGAAGATGGAATAATATTCTCACTTTTCTTTATTGGCTATATTATAGTCCAAATACCAGCTGGAATTTTATCAGATTATGTTTCACCTAAAATTATAGCTCTTCTTAGCTTAGTAGGATTAACAGTATCGTCTTTTATTTCTGGTATATCGTCAAATATACAAGAGGAATATTTCGGAAGTATTTTAATGGGATTATCAGCAGGATGGATATATCCAGTTACTATAAAGATTTTATCCTTAAGTTTTTCTAGGCAAGAACTACCTATTGCAATAGGCTATTATAGTTTAGCATGGCCACTATCTATAGTCCTGGCTGGACTTATCTTACCGTGGCTTAGTATAAATTTTGGCTGGAGGTTTTCATACTACATAATTTCATTAATTTCGCTTATCACTGCCCTTATGTTTCTCTTCATAAAGAGTAGAAAAGGAGAACGAAGTACACAAGAGATAATTATGAAGGACAAAAATGTTATTATTGTAAGTTTAGCGGGTTTTCTCTTCTTTTTAGCATATTGGATAATTACTTTGTATGCTTACAAGTACTTTTTGTTCATAGGCCTTAATGATTATTTGGCTGGTATTGCATATTCTCTACTTGCATTAGCTGGAATACCATCTACGATAATTGCAGGATATATTATAAGAAGTTTAGGGGTGAAGATTACACTTTCTCTCTTTGAACTTTTTTACGGGACTTTAACCTTATCTCTATCTTTCCTTACTCTTCCAATTTACATAATGATTACATCAGGGATTATGGGATTTGTTCGTTTTATCATCACACCAGCTAATTCTACGGCAGTATCTTTAATAGGCGGTAAAAAGGCTGGTAGTGTAACGGGTTTTGCAAATTTCTTTTGGCAAAGTAGCGGAATTGTAGCCCCAATAGTAGCATCTTTTATAATTATATCAATGGGCTATTTTTTACTCTGGATAATAAGTGGTATTATTATAATAATTTCATCGTTAGTTTATTTTATGCTTCTAAAAATTTAA